One Huiozyma naganishii CBS 8797 chromosome 4, complete genome genomic region harbors:
- the NIP7 gene encoding ribosome biosynthesis protein NIP7 (similar to Saccharomyces cerevisiae NIP7 (YPL211W); ancestral locus Anc_6.225) — protein sequence MRQLTEEETKVVFEKLAGYIGRNISYLVDNKENPHVFRLQKDRVYYVPENVAKLATSVARPNLMSVGICLGKFTKTGKFRMHVTSLTVLAKYAKYKVWIKPNGEMPFLYGNHVLKAHVGKMSDDIPEHAGVMVFSMRDSPLGFGVSAKSTSESRNLPPTAIVAFRQADIGEYLRDEDTLFT from the coding sequence ATGAGACAACTTACAGAGGAGGAAACGAAAGTGGTTTTTGAGAAGCTGGCGGGGTACATCGGTAGGAATATATCGTATCTGGTGGACAACAAAGAGAATCCACATGTATTCAGGTTGCAGAAAGACAGGGTTTATTACGTCCCAGAGAATGTGGCGAAGCTGGCAACCTCTGTTGCGAGGCCCAACCTGATGTCGGTGGGGATCTGTCTCGGGAAGTTCACCAAGACGGGGAAGTTCAGAATGCACGTGACCTCTCTGACTGTGCTTGCCAAGTATGCCAAGTACAAAGTGTGGATCAAACCCAACGGTGAAATGCCTTTCCTGTATGGTAACCATGTTTTGAAGGCACACGTTGGGAAAATGTCCGATGATATTCCAGAGCACGCCGGTGTCATGGTGTTTTCGATGCGGGACTCGCCGTTAGGGTTCGGTGTCTCAGCTAAGAGTACCTCGGAGTCTAGGAACTTGCCGCCAACGGCAATTGTAGCATTCAGACAGGCCGATATTGGGGAGTACCTAAGAGACGAGGATACTCTGTTCACGTAG
- the SRP72 gene encoding signal recognition particle subunit SRP72 (similar to Saccharomyces cerevisiae SRP72 (YPL210C); ancestral locus Anc_6.224) has product MVKNTLTDLLKQLDVQSAHNEHSRVEKTCIELLGDANCQEPEVMLKKCLISLIKQDKYQRALSLLNKYSDIADQSSSILRLEVLYIYYKLNNRAAFEKLYKTVGVDVDALGSGDSQVSYEKRGVLHVRAQFCLKNGKSKEASKLYAYLATTNNNEKDNLLELACNERVPLTFSAESHGLHPIITDLKQESYDLMFNESFIFLMREQYEEAINLLEKALSLAVAEGFEMDINTIELQLSYVLQVSGIDTEKAKAILKQLLEKSKPGTPLYLVAQNNLESFKDISKKKSNMNLLLRELNLEKINSLNLKNFNYQQWDTLQKNLHSIRLYNGVKLSPTNSIWAKAVAKYSELVNDVLNEPYKTQAKKLYNDCAKLVKSCPDIQTNKGAIGTLLVAIELLSVEKEYDNAIRLGEAYLNRFEILELNPQTTIVVIYILLELYSITNRNKSRGILLDRVARCETAAGSTEFWKHIGFQYLRSGEVDNAKNVFETKIENSERDPLINTLLGTENEQQKDEFDLSKAALLVQNVDAELLKSCKVSPFESSSREKNSNNAVMKANKIKKVRIENRKQKRKEYKLKKFIASHNINTASGPNAERWLPLRDRSTYRPKKKQLAKQTQGGAMSKKAEQSLDISKKVNSSAKGKSVKKAKKKGRK; this is encoded by the coding sequence ATGGTCAAAAATACGTTGACCGACTTGTTGAAGCAATTGGATGTCCAATCGGCTCACAACGAACATTCCCGTGTCGAGAAAACATGCATCGAGCTACTTGGTGATGCCAACTGTCAGGAGCCAGAAGTtatgttgaagaaatgtcTGATTTCGCTTATTAAGCAGGATAAATACCAGAGAGCATTGAGCTTGTTAAATAAGTATAGCGATATTGCTGACCAATCCAGCAGCATTTTAAGATTAGAGGTTTTATACATCTACTACAAGTTGAACAACAGGGCTGCATTCGAGAAACTGTACAAAACGGTGGGCGTGGATGTAGACGCATTGGGTTCTGGAGATTCACAGGTCTCGTACGAAAAAAGAGGGGTCTTGCATGTCAGGGCCCAGTTTTGTCTAAAGAACGGGAAATCGAAGGAGGCCTCAAAATTGTACGCATACTTGGCCACCACCAATAACAATGAAAAGGACAATTTGTTGGAATTGGCCTGTAACGAAAGGGTTCCCCTAACATTTAGCGCCGAATCGCATGGGTTGCATCCCATTATAACGGATCTCAAACAGGAGTCGTACGACTTGATGTTTAACGAAtcctttatttttttaatgAGGGAGCAATACGAAGAAGCTATCAACCTTTTAGAAAAAGCTTTATCTTTGGCTGTTGCTGAAGGGTTTGAAATGGATATCAATACAATTGAATTACAGCTGTCTTACGTTTTGCAGGTCTCCGGTATTGACACTGAGAAGGCTAAGGCTATATTAAAGCAGCTTCTAGAGAAGAGTAAACCAGGTACGCCATTGTATCTGGTAGCGCAGAACAATTTAGAGTCATTCAAGGATAtctcaaaaaagaagagtAACATGAACTTGCTACTGAGAGAATtaaatttggaaaagatcaattctttgaatttgaagaacttcaatTATCAGCAATGGGACACTTTGCAGAAAAATCTACATTCCATTAGGTTGTATAATGGGGTGAAGTTGTCACCTACGAACTCTATCTGGGCTAAAGCAGTAGCCAAATATAGCGAACTGGTGAACGATGTCTTGAACGAACCATACAAAACTCAAGCTAAGAAACTATACAACGACTGTGCGAAGTTAGTGAAAAGTTGTCCAGATATCCAAACAAATAAAGGGGCAATTGGTACTCTTCTAGTTGCCATCGAGCTACTATCTGTTGAAAAGGAATACGATAATGCCATCAGGCTGGGTGAAGCATATCTGAACCGTTTTGAAATCTTAGAATTGAACCCTCAAACTACTATTGTTGTTATTTACATTCTCCTGGAGCTATATTCTATCACTAACAGAAACAAGTCGCGGGGAATATTGCTGGACAGAGTTGCTAGATGTGAAACAGCTGCTGGTAGTACCGAGTTCTGGAAACATATTGGTTTCCAATATTTGAGATCAGGGGAGGTCGACAACGCGAAAAACGTGTTTGAAACCAAAATCGAGAACTCTGAAAGAGATCCTTTGATTAATACCTTGCTAGGAACAGAAAACGAACAACAGAAAGATGAATTTGATTTGAGTAAAGCTGCTCTCTTGGTACAGAATGTTGATGCTGAGCTTTTGAAATCGTGTAAAGTTAGCCCCTTCGAATCGAGTTCCAGGGagaagaacagcaacaatgCTGTCATGAAGGCaaacaagatcaagaaggttAGAATTGAAAACAggaaacagaagagaaagGAGTAtaaattgaagaagtttaTTGCCTCTCACAATATAAATACTGCATCTGGTCCAAACGCTGAAAGGTGGTTGCCTCTAAGAGACAGGTCAACTTACagaccaaagaaaaagcaaCTGGCAAAGCAGACACAAGGTGGTGCTATGAGCAAAAAGGCTGAGCAGTCGCTGGATATCTCCAAGAAGGTCAACTCGTCGGCCAAGGGCAAATCTGTTaagaaggccaagaagaaagGTCGCAAATAG
- the IPL1 gene encoding aurora kinase (similar to Saccharomyces cerevisiae IPL1 (YPL209C); ancestral locus Anc_6.222), with protein MRTSSYLSSTQGSKKDIAKQHKALLSMYVPSSNKKVSPNQISKGGAETNKSSRISKSPVGPHNKIQPVNVLSPSKNKNLSNIITQSGSKLMKTNALDSFNSNLRIKSFTKDDFDIGLKLGKGKFGKVFCVRHKESGFICALKVMQKTDILQYKLERQFIREVEIQSSLNHPNIAKLYGYFHDEKRVYLIMEYMLYGELYKTLEIHGPFENAVATNYVYQIASAILYLHQRHIIHRDIKPENILIGPHNQLKLTDFGWSIINPKGLRRRTFCGTIDYLSPEIVDYKEYDHNVDIWALGIVAYELLVGSPPFEENTKDLTYERIRRGDIVFPKQVTPEARDFIERILVLEPKKRMTLKEIMSHPWILKYKSQWQ; from the coding sequence ATGCGTACCTCTTCGTATCTTTCGTCGACACAAGGGAGCAAAAAGGACATTGCCAAACAGCATAAAGCATTGCTGTCAATGTACGTACCGTCATCAAACAAGAAAGTGTCTCCAAATCAAATATCCAAAGGGGGGGCGGAAACGAATAAATCTTCAAGAATATCGAAGTCTCCGGTGGGGCCTCATAACAAGATTCAACCTGTCAATGTACTGTCTCCGTCCAAGAATAAAAACTTAAGCAATATTATCACACAATCGGGATCCAAACTTATGAAAACAAACGCGCTGGATTCTTTCAACTCCAATTTAAGGATCAAAAGTTTTACAAAGGATGATTTCGATATTGGGCTGAAACTGGGGAAGGGCAAATTCGGGAAGGTATTCTGCGTCAGACACAAAGAAAGCGGGTTTATATGCGCGCTGAAAGTTATGCAGAAGACAGACATATTGCAATACAAGCTAGAAAGGCAATTTATTAGAGAAGTGGAGATCCAATCATCGTTGAACCACCCGAATATCGCGAAACTATACGGTTATTTCCACGATGAGAAAAGGGTATATCTTATCATGGAATATATGCTTTACGGAGAGCTATATAAGACTTTGGAAATACATGGCccttttgaaaatgctGTCGCTACGAACTACGTGTATCAAATTGCAAGCGCCATATTGTATTTACACCAGAGGCATATCATTCACAGAGACATCAAGCCTGAAAATATCCTAATAGGCCCTCACAACCAACTGAAGCTGACGGACTTTGGCTGGAGCATAATAAACCCAAAAGGATTAAGACGGAGGACGTTTTGCGGCACTATTGACTACCTCTCTCCAGAAATTGTCGACTATAAGGAATACGACCACAACGTTGATATCTGGGCGCTGGGTATCGTTGCATACGAACTGCTAGTGGGCTCCCCACCGTTCGAAGAAAACACCAAAGACTTGACCTACGAAAGAATAAGACGTGGCGATATCGTGTTCCCGAAACAGGTCACACCAGAGGCAAGAGATTTTATCGAAAGAATTCTGGTGCTGGAAccgaaaaaaagaatgacATTGAAAGAGATTATGTCCCATCCCTGGATACTCAAGTACAAGTCACAATGGCAATGA
- the RKM1 gene encoding protein-lysine N-methyltransferase (similar to Saccharomyces cerevisiae RKM1 (YPL208W); ancestral locus Anc_6.221): MEQINCLLDWGKNVGITYSDELKFRSDQERGVYGIYEGDNTPRRGNLSIEVPNHAIISNNLAERVFGWRDNGLLKIVVSLFKFGAGDETIFKDPAIRDLREKFSPYLKSLPDVVNSPLLWNPLEITLLEHTNLANGYKEKLFDLFGQWIRLLDETPTLSDYKDSVAQDIKYFKEFQQLDDDTIYNKLLLPVVEGTFHHWCSFSSFLWSHLIFTSRAFPEYIINKGNCEPHEVILLPILDLLNHDYESKVLWSTDRGSAFIYQNLEDIETLKQGQEIFNNYGPKGNEELLTSYGFVLEDNVNDIVLLKIKLPLPLIAEILAKEPSIKLPTLDDYTTYAFDDNSTKIPNSVSDIEKYKDGIIYVLNSSNNEACLEPLLQLFTFISQRPSESSADCVRPKFQGLQSLRVAIQHKLNPLSKKTLPDCKLKGMYRMSPYREKCAAVYKNGQISILKQSISTLKKVEVAWLSQCKSSLLTVSKIMKNDPKFFEAELASYMSDTNSKDITFDSTFDLLVLWIVIKIKSNTFTTKHSWVKAQYQSYVEPLENSDTIDEDIVAFHNTYFTDTSAVDISDLNKAFNFVSDNTFTRSSSSQETILVRASH, from the coding sequence ATGGAGCAGATCAATTGTCTATTGGATTGGGGAAAGAATGTTGGTATTACTTACTCTGATGAGCTGAAGTTTCGTTCCGATCAGGAGAGAGGAGTCTACGGCATCTATGAAGGAGATAATACGCCGAGGCGGGGAAACCTGAGCATAGAAGTTCCGAATCATGCAATCATTTCGAATAACTTGGCTGAAAGAGTTTTTGGCTGGCGTGATAACGGTCTTCTTAAAATTGTGGTGTCGCTTTTCAAGTTTGGTGCTGGCGACGAGACAATTTTCAAGGACCCTGCCATTCGTGATCTGcgtgaaaagttttcaccTTACCTAAAATCACTACCGGATGTCGTCAATTCACCGCTACTATGGAATCCGTTGGAAATCACACTCTTAGAACATACGAACCTAGCTAATGGTTACAAagagaaactgtttgatcTCTTCGGGCAATGGATACGTTTGTTAGATGAGACCCCAACGTTGTCGGACTACAAAGATTCTGTTGCACAAGACATTAAATACTTTAAAGAGTTTCAGCAGTTAGATGATGATACCATCTATAATAAATTGCTTTTACCTGTTGTTGAGGGTACATTTCATCACTGGTGCTCTTTTTCGTCGTTTTTATGGTCTCATCTTATTTTTACATCCAGAGCATTTCCAGAATATATTATCAATAAAGGTAACTGCGAGCCCCATGAGGTGATCTTGCTCCCCATTTTGGATCTTCTGAATCATGACTACGAATCGAAGGTTTTATGGTCCACTGACCGTGGGTCTGCTTTCATTTATCAGAACTTGGAGGATATTGAAACATTGAAGCAAGGCCAAGAGATTTTTAACAACTATGGACCCAAAGGTAATGAGGAGCTACTTACCAGTTATGGATTTGTTTTGGAAGATAACGTAAATGACATTGTGCTTTTAAAGATTAAATTGCCCCTACCTTTAATCGCCGAAATTTTAGCTAAAGAGCCATCAATCAAACTACCCACTCTTGACGACTACACTACGTATGCATTCGATGACAACTCTACGAAGATACCGAACTCTGTGTCTGACATTGAAAAGTACAAAGACGGGATCATTTACGTGTTAAACAGCTCAAATAACGAAGCTTGTCTGGAGCCACTGTTACAGCTTTTTACGTTTATTTCGCAGCGCCCTTCAGAGTCGTCGGCAGATTGCGTAAGACCAAAGTTCCAAGGATTGCAGTCGTTGAGAGTTGCCATTCAACACAAGTTGAATCCACTAAGCAAGAAAACACTTCCAGATTGTAAGCTGAAAGGTATGTACAGAATGAGTCCATACCGCGAAAAATGTGCCGCCGTGTACAAGAATGGACAAATCAGCATTCTAAAACAGTCAATCTCAACTCTTAAAAAGGTAGAGGTAGCATGGTTAAGTCAGTGCAAATCTTCATTACTCACGGTGTCCAAGATCATGAAGAATGATCcaaagttttttgaagcagAACTGGCATCATATATGAGCGACACAAACTCAAAAGATATAACGTTCGACTCAACATTTGATCTGCTTGTATTGTGGATCGTGATCAAAATAAAAAGCAATACATTCACAACAAAGCATTCTTGGGTCAAAGCTCAATATCAAAGTTATGTTGAACCCCTGGAGAATTCGGATACAATCGACGAGGATATTGTGGCGTTTCACAACACCTACTTCACAGACACCAGTGCAGTCGATATCTCAGATTTGAATAAGGCATTCAATTTTGTATCCGATAACACCTTTACAAGGTCCTCAAGCTCGCAAGAAACCATCTTGGTGCGGGCATCTCATTGA
- the TYW1 gene encoding putative tRNA 4-demethylwyosine synthase (similar to Saccharomyces cerevisiae TYW1 (YPL207W); ancestral locus Anc_6.220): MVSVGISAVLAAAVGVYLYFGGRISIAIVIIVSYAVFCSEQNKQVEDSGDKPSDVPPVVQKRKEKHVCACKSGGGGGGGSCCSSKGGKSGGGSCCSSKGAKSGDLSGKKVSIADELEIESLGEQISEENKKQLEELTIDFTDMFTKEKKSTPKPLSSTKSTKRFTKGKRTLKKEAKQQTVEFANIADDGLIKSAFTVSNEKLMSSDIYVFYSSLQGASVSAAEKVVKELSSIKELQNSPTLINLDELDDVDQYFLDVPTEQSFYILVLPSYDVDCPLDYFLQILEETYNDFRVDRYPLRKLVGYTVLGLGDRESYPEKFCYQAKKADFWLSRLGARRMFPLGEICVKFSGLEKVDKWSRLLGKMMLDDEPILYEYDETVDNSDDEEEEDNGNVSDEGVVDVEDLTGKTDDDLAKNSTEVKQMIAKNSPTYKNLTKQGYKIVGSHSGVKVCRWTKNELRGKGSCYKKSLFNIASSRCMELTPSLACSSKCVFCWRHGTNPVSKNWRWETDDPQFILENALEAHYSMIKQMRGVPGIIADRFAKAFQVAHCALSLVGEPILYPHITRFIELLHQKHITSFLVCNAQHPESLRTIGKVTQLYVSIDAPTKGELQKVDRPLYKDFWERMMECLDIIKTVQSHQRTVYRLTLVKGFNMGDIISYADLVERGLPCFIEVKGATFSGTAKDSVNALTMQNIPYLEECKKFVESFVALLQSRGLKYEIAAEHSHSNCVLIAHEKFKIDGEWHTHIDFDKFFEKLESGEPFTYMDYLSKTPEWALYGNGGFAPGNVRVIRKDKKLENKLLREQQAVTAQGVTSTA; encoded by the coding sequence ATGGTATCCGTTGGGATTAGTGCAGTTTTAGCTGCTGCAGTTGGTGTATATCTGTATTTTGGGGGTAGGATATCCATAGCTATCGTAATTATAGTGTCCTATGCCGTTTTCTGcagtgaacaaaataaacaGGTTGAAGACTCTGGGGATAAGCCTAGCGATGTGCCACCAGTGGTACAGAAACGAAAGGAGAAACATGTGTGCGCCTGTAAAAGTGGTGGAGGTGGAGGTGGAGGCAGTTGCTGTTCATCGAAGGGCGGTAAATCTGGAGGAGGAAGTTGCTGCTCTTCGAAAGGCGCTAAATCTGGTGATTTATCTGGCAAAAAGGTATCAATCGCAGATGAGCTTGAGATTGAGAGTTTAGGGGAGCAGATATCTGAGGAAAATAAGAAGCAGCTGGAAGAGTTAACCATTGATTTCACCGATATGTTTacgaaggaaaaaaaatcaactCCAAAGCCGCTTAGTTCAACTAAATCCACTAAAAGATTCACAAAAGGGAAGAGAACATTGAAGAAGGAAGCAAAACAACAGACGGTAGAATTTGCCAATATTGCTGATGACGGTCTGATAAAAAGCGCATTCACAGTTTCCAATGAGAAATTAATGAGTTCTGACATTTATGTTTTCTACAGCTCGTTGCAAGGTGCGTCAGTAAGTGCTGCTGAGAAAGTGGTCAAAGAACTGAGTAGTATAAAAGAGTTGCAGAACTCCCCTACATTGATTAATTTAGACGAGTTGGATGATGTAGACCAGTATTTTCTCGACGTCCCCACAGAGCAGTCTTTCTATATCTTGGTCCTTCCCTCGTACGATGTTGACTGCCCCTTGGATTATTTTTTACAGATATTGGAGGAAACGTACAATGATTTTCGTGTTGACAGATATCCATTGCGCAAACTTGTCGGTTACACTGTTTTAGGGTTAGGTGATAGGGAGTCGTATCCGGAGAAGTTTTGCTACCAGGCGAAAAAGGCGGACTTCTGGTTATCCAGACTTGGTGCTAGAAGAATGTTCCCACTAGGTGAGATATGTGTTAAGTTTTCGGGACTTGAAAAGGTAGATAAGTGGTCCCGATTACTAGGGAAGATGATGTTGGATGATGAACCGATTTTATACGAATATGACGAAACTGTGGATAATTCggatgacgaggaagaggaagataacGGGAATGTTAGCGATGAAGGTGTTGTagatgttgaagatctGACAGGGAAAACTGACGATGATCTTGCAAAAAACTCTACGGAAGTAAAACAAATGATTGCAAAGAACAGCCCAACTTACAAAAATCTGACCAAGCAGGGCTACAAAATTGTTGGTTCTCATTCTGGTGTGAAAGTTTGCAGGTGGACCAAAAATGAACTAAGAGGCAAAGGTTCATGTTACAAGAAATCGTTGTTCAACATTGCTTCAAGTAGGTGTATGGAATTGACTCCATCTTTGGCATGTTCTTCGAAATGTGTGTTTTGTTGGAGGCATGGTACCAACCCAGTATCCAAGAATTGGAGGTGGGAAACAGACGACCCTCAGTTTATTCTTGAAAATGCTTTGGAAGCTCATTATTCTATGATCAAGCAAATGAGAGGTGTTCCTGGTATCATTGCAGACCGGTTTGCTAAAGCATTCCAGGTGGCTCATTGTGCTCTCTCGTTAGTCGGTGAACCAATTTTGTACCCACACATCACGAGGTTTATTGAACTACTCCATCAAAAACATATCACTAGTTTCCTTGTCTGTAACGCTCAGCATCCAGAGTCTCTGAGAACGATCGGGAAGGTAACTCAACTGTACGTATCCATTGATGCACCAACGAAGGGAGAGCTACAGAAGGTTGATAGACCCTTGTACAAAGACTTTTGGGAGCGGATGATGGAGTGTTTGGACATTATAAAGACCGTGCAATCGCATCAACGAACAGTCTATAGACTAACCCTGGTGAAGGGGTTCAATATGGGGGACATAATATCCTATGCTGATTTAGTGGAACGAGGGTTGCCGTGTTTCATTGAGGTGAAGGGTGCCACTTTCAGTGGTACAGCGAAGGATAGTGTGAATGCGTTGACGATGCAGAACATTCCGTATCTGGAAGAGTGTAAGAAATTTGTGGAAAGTTTCGTTGCCTTATTGCAATCCCGTGGGTTAAAGTATGAGATAGCTGCAGAACACTCGCACTCCAATTGCGTTTTGATAGCACATGAAAAGTTTAAAATCGATGGTGAATGGCATACGCATATTGACTTTGATAAATTCTTTGAGAAATTGGAAAGTGGGGAGCCATTCACATATATGGATTACTTATCCAAGACGCCCGAGTGGGCACTTTACGGTAATGGTGGGTTTGCACCTGGGAATGTGAGAGTGATCCGCAAGGATAAGAAGTTGGAGAACAAACTACTGAGAGAGCAGCAGGCGGTGACTGCACAGGGTGTCACGTCCACCGCTTAG
- the PGC1 gene encoding phosphatidylglycerol phospholipase (similar to Saccharomyces cerevisiae YPL206C; ancestral locus Anc_6.217) encodes MVKVVGHRAFKALYPENTLLAFNKAVEGKVDIIETDLQMTKDGVVVVNHDSNTGRMWDRDVVVRDVDYDTITTLRCKEDPSLKMLTLVELLTWSLDHPEVQIMLDIKFTNKKIILIKTFGDMMKVKNDLAYWQEKIIWGLWMLDWYQYGIEVGVLHGFKIIVITMSLDLVEQFIQKSLEQGLDGFKLFGVSIHYVSSWTDRFREEIIPLLLKYDVKVFLWTVNKQIDFNYFVGLPIYGAIVDNPIQARTYLKTNDSRGDAKFAVPSLTSVAGMRFHAFTKLYAIICFFLYSSWAHVKVGGLSFAYLLGLLLRMVHFF; translated from the coding sequence ATGGTCAAAGTGGTCGGACACAGGGCCTTTAAGGCGTTGTACCCAGAGAACACGCTGCTGGCGTTCAATAAAGCTGTCGaggggaaagtggacaTCATCGAGACTGACTTGCAGATGACCAAAGACGGAGTCGTTGTGGTCAACCACGATTCGAACACGGGGAGGATGTGGGACCGCGATGTCGTCGTGCGAGACGTCGACTACGACACCATCACCACTTTGCGATGCAAAGAGGACCCGAGCCTCAAGATGTTGACGCTCGTAGAGTTGCTGACGTGGAGTCTGGACCACCCAGAGGTGCAAATCATGCTCGATATCAAGTTCACAAACAAAAAGATCATCCTGATTAAGACTTTCGGCGACATGATGAAGGTCAAGAACGACCTAGCGTACTGGCAGGAGAAAATCATATGGGGGTTATGGATGTTGGATTGGTACCAGTACGGTATCGAAGTGGGCGTACTGCACGGGTTTAAAATTATTGTGATTACAATGTCGCTTGACCTCGTCGAACAGTTCATCCAGAAATCTTTGGAACAGGGACTGGATGGGTTCAAACTGTTCGGTGTTAGTATCCACTACGTTTCGAGCTGGACGGACCGTTTTAGAGAGGAAATCATACCATTGCTGCTCAAATATGACGTCAAAGTGTTCCTTTGGACTGTTAACAAACAGATCGACTTTAATTACTTTGTAGGGTTGCCAATTTACGGTGCCATAGTCGACAACCCTATCCAAGCTCGTACGTATCTGAAGACAAACGATAGCAGGGGGGATGCAAAGTTCGCGGTGCCTAGTTTGACCTCAGTAGCCGGTATGAGATTCCATGCTTTCACAAAACTGTACGCCATAATTTGCTTTTTCCTGTACTCTAGCTGGGCTCACGTCAAAGTCGGAGGACTATCCTTTGCCTATTTACTGGGCTTGCTACTTAGAATGGTCCATTTCTTTTGA
- the HRR25 gene encoding serine/threonine protein kinase HRR25 (similar to Saccharomyces cerevisiae HRR25 (YPL204W); ancestral locus Anc_6.215) has protein sequence MDLRVGRKFRIGRKIGSGSFGDIYHGTNLLSGEEVAIKLESIRSRHPQLEYESRVYRYLSGGVGIPFIKWFGREGEYNAMVIDLLGPSLEDLFNYCHRKFSFKTVIMLALQMIFRIQYVHGRSFIHRDIKPDNFLMGTGRRGSTVHLIDFGLSKKYRDFNTHKHIPYRENKSLTGTARYASVNTHLGIEQCRRDDLESLGYIFVYFCKGSLPWQGLKATTKKQKYDRILEKKLSVDVDTLCQGLPAEFGEYLKYCKNLKFDERPDYLYVARLFKDLSIKLEYHNDHLFDWTMLRYTKALIEKHCAALNLDLEHPEMDAAENKLHRFHQTRLLTMKKFSSHFHYFIVDDRHTPTPEEVKRQTAENNKMQSSLPEDLLIAIDKGMESMKNNQPTSPLVTDQHNTQQQYQQPQLQRDPRGPRDPASNGRVWV, from the coding sequence ATGGATTTGAGGGTTGGAAGGAAGTTTCGGATTGGGAGAAAGATCGGGAGTGGGTCGTTTGGGGATATATACCACGGGACGAACCTGCTGAGTGGCGAGGAAGTGGCGATCAAGCTGGAGTCGATCCGGTCGCGGCACCCGCAGCTGGAGTACGAGTCCCGCGTGTACCGGTACCTGTCTGGTGGTGTTGGGATCCCCTTTATCAAGTGGTTTGGGCGCGAGGGGGAGTACAATGCAATGGTGATTGACCTGTTGGGCCCCTCGTTGGAGGATTTGTTTAATTACTGCCACCGGaagttctccttcaagacGGTGATTATGTTGGCGTTGCAGATGATCTTCCGGATACAGTACGTGCATGGACGGTCGTTTATCCACAGGGATATCAAGCCTGACAATTTCTTGATGGGTACTGGGAGACGTGGGTCCACGGTTCACTTGATCGATTTCGGTCTGTCGAAGAAGTACAGGGACTTCAACACGCACAAGCATATCCCCTACAGGGAGAATAAGTCCCTGACGGGGACAGCCCGGTACGCGTCTGTGAACACGCATCTTGGGATCGAACAGTGCAGAAGGGACGATTTGGAATCCCTAGGTTACATCTTTGTGTACTTCTGCAAGGGGTCCCTCCCCTGGCAGGGACTCAAAGCTACtacgaagaaacagaagtaCGACCGGATCctggagaagaaattgagtGTTGACGTGGACACACTGTGCCAGGGCCTCCCCGCGGAGTTCGGAGAGTACCTCAAATACTGCAAGAACTTAAAATTCGATGAAAGACCGGACTACTTGTACGTGGCTCGGCTGTTCAAGGATCTGAGCATCAAGCTGGAGTACCACAACGACCACCTGTTTGACTGGACGATGCTGCGGTACACGAAGGCGCTGATCGAGAAGCACTGCGCTGCGTTGAATCTCGACTTGGAGCATCCGGAGATGGACGCCGCCGAAAACAAATTGCACCGGTTCCACCAAACGCGGCTGCTCacaatgaagaaattttcCTCGCACTTCCACTACTTCATAGTCGACGACAGACACACGCCCACGCCCGAGGAGGTGAAACGGCAGACCGcggagaacaacaagatgCAATCGTCGCTCCCAGAGGATTTGCTGATTGCGATTGACAAGGGAATGGAGAGTATGAAGAACAATCAACCGACGTCCCCGCTGGTCACTGACCAACACAACacccagcagcagtaccAGCAGCCTCAGCTGCAACGGGACCCTCGGGGCCCTCGGGACCCGGCGAGCAACGGCCGTGTCTGGGTGTAG